In Paracoccus fistulariae, a single window of DNA contains:
- the tssM gene encoding type VI secretion system membrane subunit TssM, whose protein sequence is MMNFVGMWTSFKSTLDSYVSVVGRRFLVLVWVAAIAALIWIFGPRLVIGDFGPLVPARNRIIAIIGLFVLWAIWALISWWRGRKADAALIDDIADSPEARAEAETKAEIDELRTRLRDAMAMMRKVARRRYGYVYEFPWYLMIGAPGAGKTTLLTNSGLKLPLGDALGGEPVQGVGGTRNCNWWFTDRAILIDTAGRYTTQDSGHERDKAGFAGFLQMLRKRRRAQPINGIVLTLSLTDLLGQSPENRLREVRAIRQRLAEMASTLDARIPVYLVLTKADRLAGFAQFFEHLGADAREQVWGITFPYEETAQGDVPAIFSREYHRLTERLNDQLLDRLQHEIDLDRRGRVFRFPAQIAALHDSLREIIEELSSGTGKVEQPLLRGVYLASATQEADDRRDMGVARSMNRSFFVDRLFSDVILGESGIVAGDRRVTRRRKIMQGLTYGALTAAALLLAGSWLSSYLVNSRAIEQVRLDLTRYDDLASGIPVRDVADTDFLRVLPALDALANVPESFARQSDEAPIGVPLHKVALGLDREDAIAQPYQRQYDRALGAYLLPRYMVALQNRLKQPDLGKGEAFETLKHYLSLAGLGPVDPDGLLLQSEDIFATLYPGSGRAGTRERLSVHLQAMLEHGELPVMAIDDELVAKTREKLTGMDPAQRTYEMLLSRRATQELGDWTPAGALGPTGRQIFTRASGDGLNSGISRIFTRQGYQTIVLPQITALAEMAESEGWVLGIPETGARTQGSSQIAADAVALYWSEFTRSWNDTLSDLVIRDADDLRTASDLIAVIASESRPLERLAADVAQQTWLTGTDSGISLPGDGFAFDPLAAPDPYAPLRRGLEPQGEDGGTIFTPLTPLFDNIYQQLSRASASDARTAEIFAADGALMTASQDLLAEGQRLPAPVDQWVVGLAARVGEASVAGARASLNQIWGASGVAECRRAVEGRYPFDRSSRQDVTVTDFARIFGPDGLFQSFFDENLAGLVDVSTNPWRWSGGLGTTGKESEALAQFQRADAIRTAFFPPAATAPRVDYSFDLLSLDNAEVALIEIGGTSSYYGQSRTRERSFSWPGEGGRSAQLTLLPGSRAEALTATGPWAPFRLIDQGRDLSPVSDNEFDITFDVQNRAARMRITGGSVNNPFNLDAMQRFSCPGSL, encoded by the coding sequence ATGATGAATTTCGTCGGGATGTGGACCTCGTTCAAATCCACGCTGGACAGCTATGTCAGCGTGGTCGGACGGCGGTTCCTTGTGCTGGTCTGGGTCGCGGCCATTGCGGCGCTGATCTGGATCTTTGGCCCGCGACTGGTGATCGGCGATTTCGGACCTCTGGTCCCAGCCCGCAACCGGATCATCGCCATTATCGGGCTGTTCGTGCTGTGGGCGATCTGGGCACTGATTTCATGGTGGCGCGGGCGCAAGGCCGATGCCGCGCTGATCGACGATATCGCCGACAGCCCCGAGGCGCGCGCCGAGGCCGAAACCAAGGCCGAGATTGACGAATTGCGCACCCGCCTGCGCGACGCCATGGCGATGATGCGCAAGGTGGCGCGGCGGCGCTATGGCTATGTCTACGAATTTCCATGGTATCTGATGATCGGCGCGCCCGGCGCGGGCAAGACGACGCTGCTGACCAATTCCGGGCTGAAACTGCCGCTTGGCGATGCATTGGGCGGCGAGCCGGTGCAGGGCGTCGGCGGCACGCGGAACTGCAACTGGTGGTTCACCGACCGCGCGATCCTGATCGACACGGCCGGGCGCTATACCACGCAGGATAGCGGCCATGAACGCGACAAGGCGGGCTTTGCGGGTTTTCTGCAAATGCTGCGCAAGCGGCGGCGCGCACAGCCCATCAACGGCATCGTCCTGACGCTGTCGCTGACCGATCTGCTGGGCCAGTCGCCCGAGAACCGCCTGCGAGAGGTGCGCGCGATCCGTCAGCGCCTGGCCGAGATGGCCTCGACGCTGGATGCGCGCATCCCGGTCTATCTGGTGCTGACCAAGGCCGACCGTCTGGCCGGCTTTGCGCAGTTCTTTGAACATCTGGGGGCAGATGCGCGCGAACAGGTCTGGGGCATCACCTTCCCCTATGAGGAAACCGCGCAGGGCGATGTTCCGGCCATTTTCAGCCGCGAATATCACCGCCTGACCGAACGGCTGAACGATCAGCTTCTGGACCGGCTGCAGCATGAGATCGATCTGGATCGCCGTGGCCGCGTCTTCCGCTTTCCGGCCCAGATCGCGGCCCTGCATGACAGCCTGCGCGAAATCATCGAAGAGCTGTCATCGGGCACCGGCAAGGTCGAACAGCCGCTGCTGCGCGGGGTCTATCTGGCCTCGGCCACGCAAGAGGCGGATGACCGTCGCGACATGGGCGTGGCCCGGTCGATGAATCGCAGCTTTTTCGTGGATCGCCTGTTCAGCGACGTGATCCTTGGCGAAAGTGGCATCGTCGCGGGCGACCGGCGGGTGACCCGGCGGCGCAAGATCATGCAGGGTCTGACCTATGGCGCGCTGACCGCCGCCGCGCTGCTGCTGGCGGGATCGTGGCTGTCCAGCTATCTGGTGAACAGCCGTGCCATCGAACAGGTGCGGCTGGATCTGACGCGCTATGACGATCTGGCCTCGGGGATCCCGGTGCGCGATGTGGCCGATACCGATTTCCTGCGCGTTCTGCCTGCGCTGGATGCGCTGGCCAATGTCCCCGAAAGCTTTGCGCGGCAGTCGGATGAGGCCCCGATCGGCGTGCCCCTGCATAAGGTCGCGCTTGGTCTGGATCGCGAGGATGCCATCGCCCAGCCCTATCAGCGGCAATATGACCGCGCCTTGGGGGCCTATCTGCTGCCGCGTTACATGGTGGCGCTGCAGAACCGGCTGAAACAGCCCGACCTTGGCAAGGGCGAGGCGTTCGAGACGCTGAAACATTACCTGTCGCTGGCCGGTCTGGGTCCGGTCGATCCCGATGGGCTGCTGCTGCAATCCGAGGATATCTTTGCCACGCTTTACCCCGGTTCCGGCCGTGCAGGCACGCGCGAGCGGCTGTCGGTGCATCTGCAGGCCATGCTGGAACATGGCGAGTTGCCGGTCATGGCCATCGATGACGAACTGGTGGCAAAGACCCGCGAAAAGCTGACCGGCATGGATCCGGCCCAACGCACATATGAGATGCTACTGTCGCGCCGCGCGACGCAGGAACTGGGCGACTGGACACCTGCCGGGGCGCTTGGCCCGACCGGGCGGCAGATCTTTACCCGCGCCTCGGGCGATGGGTTGAACAGCGGCATTTCGCGGATCTTTACGCGTCAGGGCTATCAGACCATCGTGCTGCCGCAAATCACCGCGCTTGCCGAGATGGCCGAATCCGAAGGCTGGGTGCTGGGCATCCCCGAAACCGGCGCCCGCACGCAGGGCAGCAGCCAGATCGCGGCGGATGCGGTGGCGCTGTACTGGTCGGAATTCACCCGAAGCTGGAACGACACCCTGTCGGATCTGGTAATCCGCGATGCGGATGATCTGCGCACCGCCTCTGATCTGATCGCGGTGATCGCCTCGGAAAGCCGCCCGCTGGAACGGCTGGCGGCGGATGTGGCACAGCAGACATGGCTGACCGGGACCGACAGCGGAATCTCCCTGCCCGGTGACGGCTTTGCCTTCGATCCGCTGGCCGCGCCCGATCCCTATGCCCCGCTGCGTCGCGGGCTGGAACCGCAGGGCGAGGATGGCGGGACGATCTTTACCCCGCTGACGCCGCTCTTCGACAATATCTACCAACAGCTCAGCCGCGCTTCGGCCAGCGATGCCCGCACGGCCGAGATCTTTGCCGCGGATGGCGCGCTGATGACCGCCTCGCAGGACCTTCTGGCCGAGGGGCAGCGCCTGCCCGCCCCGGTCGATCAATGGGTCGTCGGGCTGGCGGCGCGGGTGGGCGAAGCCTCGGTCGCCGGGGCGCGTGCGTCGCTGAACCAGATCTGGGGCGCGTCGGGCGTCGCGGAATGCCGGCGCGCGGTCGAGGGGCGCTATCCCTTTGACCGAAGCTCTCGTCAGGATGTGACGGTGACGGATTTCGCCCGGATCTTCGGACCGGATGGGCTGTTCCAAAGCTTCTTTGACGAAAATCTGGCGGGGCTGGTCGATGTCTCGACCAATCCCTGGCGGTGGAGCGGCGGTCTGGGCACCACCGGCAAGGAAAGCGAGGCCTTGGCCCAGTTCCAGCGCGCCGATGCCATCCGCACGGCCTTTTTCCCACCGGCGGCCACTGCGCCGCGCGTCGATTACTCCTTCGATCTGCTGTCGCTGGACAATGCCGAGGTGGCGCTGATCGAGATCGGGGGCACCAGTTCCTATTACGGTCAAAGCCGCACCCGAGAGCGCAGTTTCAGCTGGCCCGGAGAGGGCGGTCGCAGCGCACAGCTGACGCTGCTGCCGGGCTCCCGCGCCGAGGCGCTGACGGCGACCGGTCCCTGGGCGCCCTTCCGGCTGATCGATCAGGGGCGCGATCTGTCGCCGGTCTC
- the tssL gene encoding type VI secretion system protein TssL, long form: MSHPSDPGDDGPRLILPTPGRRPVQPAAPVPQAAPAMPEDNFSAQAIMRGFRLDGRDFPIMVSDAAGLLNLAHSLRHRKTAPDLQTLRSDTIAAVREYEVKLGSAGILPEQARAAHYVICATLDDVIRNMPWGQGWSQRGLVSTFHHDVTGGDKVFELLTHFQSRPGSNRDILLLIYLCLSLGFEGRTRVSARGALELAQIRDNLYRLLRQQYGAAEQDLSPLWKGEDMRHRPLRQGKLFWLLSGLAVLLLCGLFVAFTFLLSRDADLVTAAMADLPPGETPSLFIPEPAPAPVPQPEPEPQPAPVVEPEPQEQPIDTLIAFLQPEVDDGLVSLYRDGDAVLVRIANNGAFEPGGAEVQPEFLDTFRRIGLALAAEDFDVTVLGHTDDQPIRTAAFPSNFHLSTARAAAVRDILLDYVPANRVTIRGEAETRPIADNATPEGREANRRTEILVSEAGSRVPPSLLEQGGSLTAPGNQEDAP; encoded by the coding sequence ATGAGCCATCCCAGCGATCCCGGTGATGATGGCCCGCGCCTCATCCTGCCGACGCCGGGCCGCCGCCCGGTTCAACCCGCCGCGCCCGTGCCGCAGGCCGCGCCCGCGATGCCCGAGGATAACTTCTCGGCGCAGGCGATCATGCGCGGCTTTCGTCTGGACGGGCGCGACTTCCCGATCATGGTCAGCGACGCGGCGGGGCTCTTGAACCTGGCGCATTCTTTGCGCCATCGCAAAACCGCCCCCGATCTTCAGACATTGCGCAGCGATACGATTGCGGCGGTGCGTGAATATGAGGTGAAACTGGGCAGCGCGGGCATCCTGCCGGAACAGGCACGCGCGGCACATTACGTCATCTGCGCCACGCTGGACGATGTGATCCGCAATATGCCCTGGGGTCAGGGCTGGTCGCAGCGGGGGCTGGTCTCGACCTTCCACCACGATGTGACCGGCGGCGACAAGGTCTTTGAACTGCTGACCCATTTCCAGTCGCGCCCCGGCAGCAATCGCGACATCCTGCTGCTGATCTATCTGTGCCTGTCGCTGGGCTTCGAGGGCCGGACCCGCGTCTCGGCCCGGGGTGCGCTGGAGCTGGCGCAGATCCGCGACAATCTTTACCGCCTGCTGCGACAGCAATATGGCGCGGCGGAACAGGATCTGTCACCGCTGTGGAAGGGCGAGGACATGCGCCACCGCCCGCTGCGGCAGGGCAAGCTGTTCTGGCTGCTCAGCGGGTTGGCGGTGCTGCTGCTCTGCGGGCTGTTCGTGGCCTTCACCTTTCTTCTCAGCCGCGACGCGGATCTGGTCACCGCTGCCATGGCGGATCTGCCGCCGGGCGAAACGCCCTCGCTTTTCATCCCCGAACCCGCGCCTGCGCCCGTGCCCCAGCCTGAACCGGAACCGCAACCCGCGCCGGTAGTCGAACCCGAACCGCAGGAACAGCCCATCGACACGCTGATCGCCTTTCTTCAGCCCGAGGTCGATGACGGTCTGGTCAGCCTGTATCGCGACGGTGACGCCGTGCTGGTCCGCATCGCCAATAACGGTGCGTTCGAACCCGGCGGGGCCGAGGTTCAGCCCGAATTCCTGGACACGTTCCGCCGCATCGGTCTGGCCCTTGCGGCCGAGGATTTCGATGTCACCGTGCTGGGCCATACCGATGATCAGCCGATCCGCACGGCGGCATTTCCATCGAATTTCCACCTGTCCACGGCCCGGGCGGCGGCGGTGCGCGACATCCTTCTGGATTATGTCCCCGCCAACCGCGTCACCATCCGGGGCGAGGCCGAAACCCGCCCCATTGCGGATAACGCCACGCCCGAGGGACGCGAAGCAAACCGCCGGACCGAGATCCTGGTGTCCGAGGCGGGCAGCCGCGTGCCGCCCAGCCTTCTGGAACAGGGCGGCAGCCTGACAGCACCCGGCAATCAGGAGGACGCGCCATGA